From Zingiber officinale cultivar Zhangliang unplaced genomic scaffold, Zo_v1.1 ctg252, whole genome shotgun sequence, a single genomic window includes:
- the LOC122037318 gene encoding CDP-diacylglycerol--serine O-phosphatidyltransferase 2-like translates to MTIFMCKCGIRVIFMHLVLIRPHPAIWRLVHGMTVVYLVALTFLLFQNRDDARQFMKYLHPALGVELPERSYGADCRIYVPENPKNRFINVYNTLFDEFVLAHIFGWWGKAIMIRNQPLLWVLSIGIELMEFTFRHMLPNFNECWWDSIILDILICNWLVTEVSLIV, encoded by the exons ATGACAATTTTCATGTGCAAGTGTGGTATCCGCGTAATATTTATGCACCT GGTTCTTATAAGGCCACATCCTGCAATTTGGCGCTTAGTTCATGGAATGACTGTTGTGTACCTTGTTGCCCTAACATTTTTGCTTTTCCAG aatCGTGATGATGCTAGGCAGTTTATGAAATATCTCCATCCTGCTCTGGGAGTTG AATTACCTGAAAGATCATATGGAGCTGATTGCCGTATTTATGTCCCAGAGAATCCAAAAAACAGGTTTATCAATGTTTAT AATACATTATTTGATGAGTTTGTTCTTGCTCATATTTTTGGATGGTGGGGTAAGGCAATAATGATACGAAACCAACCCCTTCTGTGGGTGTTGTCGATTGGCATCGAATTGATGGAG TTTACTTTTCGCCACATGTTGCCAAATTTCAATGAGTGCTGGTGGGACAGTATTATTTTGGACATCTTGATCTGCAATTG GTTGGTCACAGAAGTCTCCCTGATAGTCTGA